In the genome of Xiphias gladius isolate SHS-SW01 ecotype Sanya breed wild chromosome 18, ASM1685928v1, whole genome shotgun sequence, the window TCGTTTGTATTCAGTATGTTTGAGTTTCAGTTGTCTTTTCGATGCTTTCGTTTTCATATCACAGCAGTGACATTATGCCTTGCTACTTAAGGAAGTATACTATTGACAACTGCTGATCCTGATGTGGcaataataaaaagacattttttaaaacatttttatggcgCAGCCTGTAGCATTTCTGgtaatcttcctgttttttctgttcataaTCAATTCAGATGACTATCACAATAGCAGAATTTGACTAAAATTATGGCAAGCACGTGGGATTGGTTTGATGATtcataaaagccaaaaaaaaaaattttagctGAAGACTCTTCAGGCTACCGTTTATTTATCTGTACTCCCCCTCAGCATAAACCTGTCTCAACTTTGtctctcattttcctcttcaGTCCCAGGACTCAGTGCTGAGCCAGAAGGCAGAGGAGGCTAAACAGATGAAGCAGGACCTGCAGAGGGCCCAGAGCCTTTTCAGctcagcagagagagagctgcgttatgagaaagagaagaacatGGACCTGAAGAGACACAACACCCTGCTGGACCAGGAAAAACTCAAGGTTGTTAATTAATTACATCATATTTGGAATTTCCTGAATGCCTGTGATACTATCGCTTAATCAATCTCTTAGTCACTCCTTCGCCTCACTATGAATGCTAGTTACCAAgagcaaatgtaaaaaaaaaaaaaaagtaacatcaaCCTTAACAGGGAAGGAAGGTGCTGTATAAAAAAGTGGTGTTAAAattctggttttgttttcatgctgtCTTGTCTCCTGTGTTTCCTTTAGCTTTGTGCAGAGCTTAAGCAGGTCCAAACCAAGCTCGTCCAGGTGGAGCAGACTGTCCATACTCAGGTGGCTGAGAGTGAACGTCAGCAACAGAAAATCAGGGAACTGGAGCTGGAACTGGCACGCAACTCCACAAATCGCAATGCCACCACCAGTCTGCAGGAGGACCTGCAGGCTGAGAGGACACGGCTCATTGCTGCTGACAAAAAGGTCAGTGCTGGAGCAGGGAATCGTTGCCTGGTGGTGCCACTGTTTATGATGTCTATGGTACTCTCTATTGAAtagattagttgattaattgactttGCAATGACCTAATTTCTCCATAGGCCTCAACACTTATATCTAATCTGGTGTTCAATGTGGTGCTCTTGTTCTGTTGATGTTGCATATCATTGGCTagtaattatgattttaaacttttcaaaatagttAGGTTGGTAAACCCAGAGTTAACAGGCTATTTGACAACCAGCTTTGTCGTATTGGTTATCCCTAGTTGCCAATTTTAGGCTTAGTAGAGCTAGTTCATGCACAGAGAACCAGACTAAGTTGAATTTGCTCTGTGATTAAGGGCccagtttattttacttattaattCCTCCTCGCTGGTTGAGATTCTGCTTATCAGTGAAATCCCTAAAGAAGCCTCCATTTTGATGGATGTGGTTTCCAGTCTCTTGAAAATGCTAAGCAGCAAAAGTTGTGATATTGCATATGGCCAATTTGAATATATGTCTCCACACATTACATACTAAtacacactcttttttttcttcatatgtCTTGTCATTTCTGAGACCCATTTTGCTCTTGAGCTTTAATAAGGTTAATCCTTATCTGAATATTGAGTATGCAGGAGAAGCTGTTGCCTCTTAGCCTGTGAAGAAAGCTTGGGAGTTAATTTCTGACATTACAGAGTTTTTCTGTCAGATGCCTTCAGGAAATCCTGGGATTCTTTGGAAATGGATGGGAGGTTGGGAGCTCAAGTTGTCTGTTTGTCTCACTGAGTGAATCCTGGGGCTTTGTTGCGGTGGCAGGtgttggagctgcagcagcagcttaaGAATGCCCAGCACCAGCTGCGTGTGGAGGAAGCTCGGGCCGGCGAGAGCAGCCGCCTGGAGCGGGACAGCAGGGATCTGTCTGACACCTTGTCAGCCCTGAGAGcccagcagcaggaggagcacATCACCAGGTCACACAAGCTATGGTGCTGCTGACACTGCCCAATTTGACTTGTCCAAGTTGTAGTAATTGTGCTATAAAAAACATTGGAAGTTTTTAGGGCACAATTCTGATCCACTCTTCCTGTTGACCCTCCTTGTATTCACCTTTTCCTCTATTCCTGCCCCAGGAAACTGCTAGAGCAGCGTgaggaggagctgcagcagcaggtgcGCTCCCTGAGGCTGAAGGAGGCCTCCCTGACCAGGACCAACACAGAGCTAAGCCACCGTGCCCAGCAGCTGGACACACGTCTGGCCATCCTGGAGGCTGAGCTTAGCAAGGCCAGAGAGGAGGTAAGGAAAAGTGACAGCAGTTCATTAGCTGTTATCGGTACTGCAGGTCTTTGGAAACCCAAGACACCTTTCACACTCCTAATATTTCAATGTTACATACCATTCAAAATTTTGCTCAGATGTGATCCACAACTTATATATTGACAGGTTATCAGCCTGTACTTAGCTTTCACATAAGATTCAAATTTGCATTCCTCATCATCTCTCAGATGTTCTTTCTGACCCATTTTGAAAGGTTTGTATTTTCTAAGCACAACTTCTCACCATGCCTTTTTATGTGAGTGTAatataatgatgttttttttttttagttgtagtTTGCTGACAGTTCATATCCATTTGACCCGCTGTGAGCTCTGAGTCTGAAGATTTAATCAGTAACCACTAAATTCCCTGAAGCAGGGTGatagaatcttttttttctgcagtcatAGAGTATGTTATCAAAAACTGTAGTCCTTTACTGCTGCTTGACCTTTAGCTGGCATTTTCACAAAGGCAGTGTACACTGTGTAGTCTTCACATTAAAGTGATTGCcatgtttattgtttatatattcatatttaccTTTGcctaaaaatgtacttaatgcAGTTTGAATTTAGATTGAAATGTACTGatgtgttatactgtatgtgtatgtgtgcaggtAGGAGACAGCCAGAAGTCAAGCCACAGAGTGCAGGAGGAACTGGCGGCCAGTCAGCAGGAGTTTGACAGAATGCAGGGGGAGCTGCAGCAGGTTCTCCTCCAACATGACACGCACGTCAGGTGAGACACATATAACAcgatatttatatttaatacaaTATTATGAAATTACTCTGGTACTCTAAGAAATTACTATGTATTTTGTCATCATCTCAATACAGCTATAGTATAATCAATAATTAAGACAAAAGGAGAAATTGGTACTTTTCCTAAGATTAATTTCCTTTGCTCCTACAACTTAGGAAGTACAACGAAAAGCAGAGTCAGCACAAGACCAAGCTGCGTCAGGCCAAGCAGCTCTTTCTCAAGGCGACAGCACAGAGGGACCGCACCATCCAGAAACTTGAGAACGACCTGGTGCTAGCCTCCAATCTCTCACACAAGGTCACACACATCATGCAGGATGCTGTCTGAGTCCCAttacttttaaagaaacaaacttttatgcttaaaaaaaatattatctaacatgtctctgttttttttatatctttcttcttctcgtctcctctctTGGTTGCTTTCAGGAGAAGGAAAGGATCCATACAGTGATGGAGGAAAATGAGAAGCTtttggaggagaagagggaacTGTTGAGGAAGATAAGTGAGGCAGAAGAAATGGGTAGCAAAGGCATGAGGACTGCCGCAACTGTTCAGCACAGGTATCTTCATGAATCACTCTTTATACACACAACCTGCTGGACAGCAATGTGAAATGTGCTGCTCAGAGGCTTGACAGCTGTTTCTTGTGAGGACGCAATCTGAGTAATTCTTTGAGTAGAGTACCTTTTTTCCAAGTGGAAAAGTTTTGGATATCAAATCAGTATACAACAGCATATGTCATTGCTGCTATCATTTATCAAGATCTCTCTTaaccatgagcttttaaaaaaaaaatgaaagccacACAAAGCTCTGACTGTCTAAAACTGATTGTATGTAATGAATGAATACTATAAAAAGCAAAAGTCAGTAATTCTTGGGGTTTGATCTAGGTTTATTTGGGTGTCTTGTGAACCCCACCACAGAAAAAGTAATGATTCTCATGGTCATTAATCTGCATGTGTTGGTGAGGACATAAAGGACACACTGgataaattttgttttgtgatcTGTTCAAGGGTCAACGTCTTAGAAGTGGAAAACAGACAGCTACAGGATCGGACCCTGAAGCTCTCCAATCAAGTTCGTTCCTTAGAGCGCGCTCTGAGGAATGTCCAGTCGTTCTACAGCCTGGAGGTAACATGCATCTTATTGAGTTAATGGGACATGCCACCCAAAATTCACAggtatttttaagttttaaaaacatctcataCAGCGTTAGCATTGAAGAATTTCAAATTTAAGCGTTCGCTGTTTGGCTGAAAATGGTGCAAGCTGATCAACAGCTACCATAGCTAAAGGTAAGAGAAGCAGCTTTACCTATTGTAAATTGGGTGACACGTCTCTTCTTTTATTGTAATaaaaatttgataaatttatgccaaatatgatatgataaatgGTCTAAATGCTCAACAGAATGCCAAGAAAGTGCACCCCTCTGAAAGTCTATGTGATGGTATCCTACATACATCTGCGCTAAGGTAAGACAGTTTTGACAGAACtaatcattttgttaaaatgattaattgaatcAAAGAATTCCCAACTTAATGCACTTGTCATATTACACACTGATTGCATTACATAGAGGTGAAAGCTTGATTGTGCATTTTCTGCGATTTCTCACATTTGTGTCACCAGTTTGACGTCAGGTTCCTGTGACCCAATGGACATCCTGGACAAAATCTGCCGGGTGAAGGTGGGCGAACGTGTGGTGGCGGATGGCACCCGAGCGTCTTCGTCCACGCACCAGCCATCAGAGCAGGGTTACCTGAATCTCACCTCCCCATTGGTTCCTCCAGAGTCCAAGGGCACAGAGGAGAGCTCTAATAACAGTGACAAGGTATGAGATGTGGTACGTTCCAACGCGGTTGTTGCCTTTGCGTTTGTAACAGCAAGCTACCAGCAAGGATGAGTGCTGTAAGTCAATGCATCACTATACTAGTGAAAAAATATGTTGAATGCAAATAATCCTTGTTAAAAGACTGTACTAATGAAAGGGGGCTTCCACTGCAGTTCTGCTCAGGGTGATATCTCTTGTATTGCAAAGCAGATTCTTATTTGGTTTGCAAGTACTGCATTTTTATCCAGGTCCAGACTAAGAGTGAATTTGGGggattgaaaaagaaaaaaaaagtgtcaatcaattatttttttatgacataTTTTAAGGGAAACAGGATGTAATGGGAGATTTGATTTCAAAGGTAGCTGGCACAACTATATGCCTGGGGAGTTGTTCAGTTGTTTCCATCAACAAACCAAAGCAAATCAGAATGCTTCAAAGCGTTGTTGTCTTATGGGAAAGAttattatcttttctttttttttttttcgaatgTAAAGGCACAGGACAAGACAGTATACTTCACAGTAGTGCAGTGaatgtcaaacacacatttcattgaATGAGGCTAGTTTAAACTGAGCActttttacttgtgttttactTCACAAGTAAAACACAAGTAGTTTTACttgtttacatttgagaaaGAGTAGCAGTGGAATACTGTATTCCACTGTATGTGTaagtattgtatgtatttttccTCAGTTAAATTTAATCTTGGCAgtgttttctatgaaaaaatgcctgtagtttggttttttttatggttttactgTGTCAAAAAATCTTTCAACACATCAGCATTTTTACAAGTATACAAAATGTCTATTATGAGACTGTGTGGTAAACAGAGTGCAAATAGTTGGCTCCTTTCTGAGATATGTCATTCCTATTGATTGTCAGCTGTAGCCACTCCAGTATTTACAATGTTCAGCCTTGcttgtagttaaaaaaaacaaaactaaaaaaaacatccaaatttTTGGGAAAAGCCACCGAATTCCAGAagtttttgtctattttgagcttcccaagctttttttttttttttttttaaacattggtTTACCTTGAAGGTTTCCTCCAGGGAAGCTGAAACAGAAAGTACTCGTGCTTTAGCCACAAAGACTGTCAGCAGACAGATATGGGTTTTGTACATGGAATTGCATACATTACCTTAATTATTTCATACCACTATTATTGGTGTGTGTCAGTAATAGAGCTATACACTGTGGAAACCATAGTCTATTTTGTCCTCAATGTACCTGAAATGATGAAGTGTTAAACTTTATCTTGCTGCTGCGTGAATACGTCTAAGAACAAAAGCCTATTTGCGACAGACATGTAAACGGAGGTGTAATCGTCAAGAGTCTTTGACCTATGTTTTAGCCgtgtaaataattttttaaaaataaaactattttcataaataaaagtgaaaaaataagagtgctggatttttttttcccctcaacaTTACTCTCTAACAGATTTGTTAGTAAACTGTGCTATTAATGACGAATTTGTAACAGTCTGTTTATTAAACAAGGTAAAGAtacaaagctttttttccttttttaaacattgatAACCTTAGTTTAACTTTTCAGTCTTGGCTGTGCATATTTAGTCATCTAGAAACTGTATATGAAACCACAATGCAAGACAGGAAAAAGTGTAATAAATCTACGCAATATCTTTTCATAGAGAACATGGGTTAAACAGTTATCATACAGATTACAGCTCAGGAACTCCATGcggaaggaaaaaataaaaatgtttacacgCTTGAATACTGCAGAACACAATACAGAGTAATGGAAATGGATGATAAAACAGTTAAGGCTTACATGTAAATAACTgatataaaacatgaatattaataaCATACGGGTAGActaaaataattacagtaagTTCATACATAAACTTTTACAAAACCCAAACAGAACATGTTTATGAAAACTTAAAATTAGGTACTATAAATGAATAACATGTTTTACAGTACAGCAACATGTACATTTTCCCATTGTCTCCGAAGAGAGAGTAAGTTGAAGAGGCAGGGTCTGTTGTTGGCgtaaatgtctgttttcaggCCAGTGGCTTGAGTAAtaagtttttattcttttgaaaacatactatatactgtatatgtattttacattattctCAGTTCCATCTCAAACATAACATCTAGCTGTAGCACCTTTTCTGAAGTGCCCTGAAGAACACAGGGTACCCTATTAGTACCATCCAGAGGTTAAAGttacagtaaaaatacaacaaacaatacTGTGTACAATAAAAAGAATActaaggagagaaaaaaaaaaaatcaaagggaGAAGCATCACCTCCACATTAACTCATAATATAGGCCTATGGAATATGACTTATACTGCAGTTTATTTCAAATGGGTAAAGcttattaaagattaaaaaaaaatcttaactggGTCAGAGAACAATAACTTCACATTTTGGTCCAGTGGTTAGGTTTAAAATTTACCACTCgagtaaaattttatttcagctgaAGTGTATTTAAAAGTCGGGTTGAGTAGAGTAAAGATGGCACTGACGCATGTGCAATGTATTCAACCTCTTCAACATATACTTCTAATACTaagaaaattaatgtaaaagcTCAGCTGAATAGAGAAAGCGGACACACACTATTACAAGATTTGCTTTCTCTTAAAACCTCAACAGGTTCATTTATGGCACGAGTTAATGGGATGTGAGGAAAACGTAATGTAAAAAGCAGTGTTTCTTTGATCATATGTTATGATCATAAAAGGTGCTGTAAAGGTGAACATCAACTATGGAGTGAAagattttggaaataaaaaaaacattcatctttCTTCCCTTCCAGGTTGCTCTATTTTTTTCGCCTCCCCAAGTCAATAATACAACTTCTTAATACaatcattaaatgtttaaaattgtcATCTACCGATTGCCTTTCTTCAAATTTAGACGACCCTGTAATTGTGTACTTGCACAAGAATGTGagtaaaagcaaagaaagtaacagaaaaagacTGTTATTTATACACAGTCCGTACTCTTAGCTGCCACAAGTAATGCCCTTTGGCATCCAACAAGATTGAAACAATTTGAGCCAAAACCACAAGGCCTAAAAAGTGCTTTAAGATTATCTTTGGATGTCTCCAGAATACACccagcaaacattttttctactttctcAATTCTTTTTAAGGGCAAATATCATCTGGCACATTTTGGAAACCCATTTCatggaagagggggaaaaaaaaaaaaaaaaaaaaaaacctaactaAAATATTTCTGATGGCCAATGCATCCGGCATTTTACATGACGCTTACGAAAGTGCTTATTAAATCTGACGCAAGACATTCTTTGCCACTCGATCCTCCGGACAACATCTAGCTGTATTGTTACATTCACAAAATAACGCTGTGCTCATTTTTGACAGACTGCCTGTGTCAAGACGAATGGAGGCAGTCCGCTTACTGAATCTAGCATTGAATGCTTACTGTATGTCAGCTGTCATAATGCTAATGTAAGCCTTATGTAGATGGCCGTGGGTGCAGGGCCCCGTGAGCTCCACCTGAACGTGGACTCTGAATCCGACCTGCTGCTGAGTGGCCGGGGAGCTCAGATGAGGGAGATGCGTATGGGGATGCTGGGGGACTCGGTCCTCTGGGGTGACTGGTGGCTCACTAGGTGCTCCACCACCGTGTGTTTGGACATGTGCTTCATAAGGTAGGTCTCCTGtaagaacataaaaacacaccaaataGTCAACAATGAACTCACTgctattatttacatttaatcttAGGACGTTTGAAACTTTTCTTTGCTCACATATcaactgaaatacagtatgtctatcTACCTTGTAAAATATGCCAAACAAATACGTGGAGTCAAAATGTTTCTGATGACACTGATGACACCAGatcaacaatttttaaaaactatattgTGCTGGCTGTATTAGCCTTGTAGTTGTGTCCTGTAATACCAAAGCCAAAACAAACCTTGGAACTCACAGTTCCACCAAACACAAGATAGGTTATCCGTCTCTTTGGGTTTGTGCTAATTggtgaataaaaataacatgataaaaatataatgcCTTGCCAACCTGAAGTACTAGGTAAAATGATTACATTAGCCGGTACTTGGTAGATCCCAAGTATACCAAGTGCCAAAATGAGAATTAGGACCTATTtattatattgaaaaaaacttcactgtttttctgtatgtttgaacgggagcaaaaacattttgtatatcacaaacaagaaacacagCCACTTTCAGACCAAGTAAGACACTCTAACATTAAAGGCCATCAAGACATGCTGAGGTAACCAACAGATAACGTAGGGTTTACTCACTGAGGTGTATGCCCGGCCACACATGCTACAGCAGTAGGCCTTAGCATTTTTGATGGCATGCGCTGACAAGTGGATCTGCAATGATGCGGAGTCTGAGTAGGCACGGTAGCAGTTAGGACATTTATACGGCTTGTCTTTATTGTGCTGCCTCTGGTGAGActgtcaggggaaaaaaacacggACAAAATTTGTAAGACTAATGACCACTTCATTTGAACtccttttgcctttttatttttaacaagttTTATACTTTCAACTTGTCGCTGAGTAGTTGTCTACGTCATAATAAGATAACAGGTGACCCAATAAACTTGTGTGGCAAAAGCAAGTTGTCTGACCATGCGCTGACCTGGAGGTTAGACAGCTGGGTAAAAGCCTTTTCACATCCGGGGTGAGCACATTTATAAGGCCTATCGCCAGTGTGGATTCTGTGGCAAAAGATGCAGATAAAGACAGTCAGAAACGTTCCAATGACTTGGATGGGAGCGATAACTGCAGCTGAACCACGGAAGTGAGGCAAAaaaagattaagattttacacacatacaagctC includes:
- the ccdc30 gene encoding coiled-coil domain-containing protein 30 isoform X4, with the protein product MLVISGSELQGMVNEVENLRREVDKLKHCDMKKLQQAKEQNDRLDAENRALRERVRTIESEKKNLLEQQAMNDTDQGIVADRKDKGISSEPQNSLTALTAQDKDHIHKRCQEAIEDGLVQVRELQRQLQRLRKEQEELEERNEELEALLGEAQNASKEENHRHEGELEGLHRRIKSLEAELKKQDAHEKTMKNGEEVRPTESYLKLHLRDSSQERMALLEARLTEEKDWRKQLEVDLSAAQAALKKDKEALQIGERELKKLRMEVNSLQTECQQGKTLIKSLTQVKGEKAVLEEKMAQMERAHSRLQSELECYKGSNRTQEDQRENRLQVDQLQEQADRLTAELSSLQTAHNSLRGEMVSERLQTADLQAKLSSSVQEKLAAEGERERLELEIQRLNEQLKWHQEQLSSTKEALSSSQKLELHTANIESRLSPVERTKDESLDQLSLLKQELNHLQNKLGEEQQLAFQHQLALQAQVTESQAHIKSQDSVLSQKAEEAKQMKQDLQRAQSLFSSAERELRYEKEKNMDLKRHNTLLDQEKLKLCAELKQVQTKLVQVEQTVHTQVAESERQQQKIRELELELARNSTNRNATTSLQEDLQAERTRLIAADKKVLELQQQLKNAQHQLRVEEARAGESSRLERDSRDLSDTLSALRAQQQEEHITRKLLEQREEELQQQVRSLRLKEASLTRTNTELSHRAQQLDTRLAILEAELSKAREEVGDSQKSSHRVQEELAASQQEFDRMQGELQQVLLQHDTHVRKYNEKQSQHKTKLRQAKQLFLKATAQRDRTIQKLENDLVLASNLSHKEKERIHTVMEENEKLLEEKRELLRKISEAEEMGSKGMRTAATVQHRVNVLEVENRQLQDRTLKLSNQVRSLERALRNVQSFYSLENAKKVHPSESLCDGILHTSALSLTSGSCDPMDILDKICRVKVGERVVADGTRASSSTHQPSEQGYLNLTSPLVPPESKGTEESSNNSDKV